A window of the Dyadobacter pollutisoli genome harbors these coding sequences:
- the nuoE gene encoding NADH-quinone oxidoreductase subunit NuoE: protein MTETPNLVAFTPERLEKVKEIIARYPEGRQKSALLPVLHVAQEQWGWLSSEVMDYVAGILSIEPVEVYEVATFYTMYHLDPVGKHVIEYCRTGPCCLMGGEDVYGHLKKKLGIDAGQTTTDGLFTLKEVECLAACGWGPVFQIREQFYMNLTNDKVDEIIEELSK from the coding sequence ATGACCGAAACACCAAATCTCGTTGCGTTCACGCCGGAACGACTTGAGAAAGTAAAAGAAATCATAGCACGTTATCCGGAGGGCCGCCAGAAATCGGCTCTTTTACCTGTTTTGCACGTAGCCCAGGAACAATGGGGCTGGCTAAGCAGCGAAGTAATGGATTATGTAGCGGGCATTTTAAGCATCGAGCCTGTGGAAGTGTATGAAGTAGCTACTTTTTACACGATGTACCATCTCGATCCTGTCGGCAAACATGTGATTGAATATTGCCGTACCGGACCTTGCTGCCTCATGGGTGGTGAAGATGTGTACGGTCACCTTAAAAAGAAATTGGGCATCGACGCCGGTCAGACTACTACTGACGGACTTTTCACATTAAAAGAAGTGGAATGTCTTGCAGCTTGTGGCTGGGGCCCCGTTTTTCAGATTCGTGAGCAATTTTACATGAACCTTACGAATGACAAAGTCGATGAAATCATAGAAGAGTTAAGCAAATAA